The genomic region ATCCCGTCTGTATTTCTTATCTTATTCTTTGACCAAAATCTTGGACAGGAGtttgtttctcttgtttttcaccTTCATGGTTCATTTGAGCAGAGAACAGCTGATATATGACAAGAACAGACACAGTGACCAACAGTCAGCTGATCAGCAGTTAACTTGCTGGAGCTCGATGCCCGCTGCAGATGTTTTgaccctcctcctgtctctcctctttgtGCAGCTCACGATGATGACCATGATGGGCAGAGCCACACAGAGCATGATGCGGCTGATGGGCAGGTGGACGGGACAGCTGACGTCAGCTGGAGGAATCAGATCAGTAGGAGCTTCTTCAAACAAAAACCTGGATGTGAAGTCTTGAAACACCGGCCTGATGTTTCCTTTGGTGGTCACCTGACACCTCCACGCCCTGTTGTTGTCTTCCCTCCGGAGGTTTGTCACCAGGGTGATGTTGCAGCGAGAGCGACCAATCAGCTCGTACCTGCATCAGATCACACAGCCGTCAGTCAATCAATGTTTCATATATTGTCTTTATTGTTGTCTTTGAGTACTTAGCAGTAATACGACAGGTCGGGTAATATTCAGTATCTTCCCGTCAACAAATCCAAAGACATAAAAGTATAAGAATAAGTTAAATGTCATATTTCTCTTGTTTCCTCTGTGCACAAACAATCTATTGTTGTTTGAAAACCCACcaatgagccacactgttgtTCCTTCATTAGCATGAACACACAATGAAGTTTATTTcaactcccacacacacacacacacgtcgtcCTGCTGCCGCCAACACTCACAAAGAGCACCAAATGTAGATTCATCCACCGCTAGAAATAGTCCCAAACAAATGTActttttcctcctgtttgtttgataaaaaacaCGCTGAGCAGCTGATTTAGAAATCAATGTTGGTCACAAAACAGAACTGGTCTGTGGACGATAAAACTTTCCTTGATGGAGATCTTTAAGGTTTTAAGGATTGTTGAACGCCTCGATGGCCGAAAGGCTCGAAACAAAGAGTTGCGTTTGAAGAGATGAGAGCTTTCAACTGaaccacaaacaaaaatactgtTCCAGGATACACTGTGGGAACAGGTGGAGTgaatgaatacatgaataaatacaaatatatatgttGTATTTATAGCAGATTAGCTTCCAGCGGGCAGAACCACTCCGCACATGTCAAGAAAGTTCAGTCCTGATTAAAAGCTTCAGGGCATTTAAAGACACATCTTATCACATCACTTAATCTAGTGTAAAACAGTTAAACTGGAATCTCTAATCAGACTGAAGAAATATTTTCCATGTAACCAGAAATACTGGTGGATTTGGGGTTTTATAgaatttgttgacaataagagaaagaaagaaaaatgtcagatgtgTCGAAAAGTGTTACAAAAAGGTCaaacaataatatatataataacaaaataaatgaacattttggttaataaaaagtaattttcCTCCATAATTTAACTTGTGACATGATTGTTTAAAGGATTCAGCGCCTGTTGGCAGATTAAAGACAGTAATCTGAGCACCTGTTGTCTTCAGGCTGCAGCATCGTCCCGTCTGCAGCCGCCCAGCTGAGGTTGAACATGCTGGAGTACGACCTGCAGCTGCCGGCATCGTAGTAGGTGAACAGGATGCAGTTAAGGGTGAGGTTTCCTCCAGGCTGCAGGTCAGTGATGGTGGACAGGGAGGTGATGGTGAGGATGGAGAGGTAAATGTCAGTGAGAGAAATTCCACTCTGCAGGCAGACGTAGGAGCCGGCGTCATCGACCCGGAGGTCACGGAGTGTGAGAGAGCAGTTGGATGTGATGGACAGGCGGCTGGATTTGTCTGAGTCCTTCCTCACCTTCCCCCCGCTCACCTCCTCGGTGTACCGGACACCTCTGAAGAAGGTCCAGGAGACGAGGGAGCAGTTTGGGTTTGAGGGGAGGCCAGTGCAGGGCAGCAGGGTGTCACCTCCAAGTCTactgtacacaaacactgagtctttttttccactcacacctggaaacacaaaaagtgtctgtcagcagcacagcagagagaggttTCAAACATCAGAATAATTATTCATCTATAAACTCATCTTTGTACTTTATAATTCAGATAAATCTGCTCCAGATTGATGTTACATGGAAACCTGCATCTTTTAGATTTTGGGAGCAGAAGCACTGATACACTTATTAAACATTTGTGATGAATCAAAGAGTGACTTTTCTCTTCTCagtttcatttcctctctcatTTGGGACAGAAATGGACTGAAACAGAGAAGGAAAACTACCAAGTCTGCAGCTAAAATCTAATAAGAAAGAAATTTAGTGGATCACTTTCAGGTCGGCTTGAGTTTTTATGAccctttatgttttatttagtgttttaaaagtagccaaaagtcatacttgagctGAAGTAAAGTTCATGTAGGCAAGAAATGAACCAGAgttcttcttccacctctgaCCTGATCAGATCCAGCCATAAACAGATCAAAATGAGTCTTACCTGTTGGaagcagacaggtgagcagcaggACTCTCGTCAGGTCTTTCACGGCTGTCATGTCTGTTTTCACCTCTGCAGAcgctctctgtgtgtctccgtGATGCTGCTGCCGCTCTTCAGACGACCGTCTTCATTTCCTGTGTTAACTGAACTGAAcaggacacacaaacatcagcccTCATCCTCagtgagagacacacacacaccctaaagGCTCCTTAGAGAATGAAGTGATGAGACCTCtgatttaatcatttcagctccTCTCTCCGGGTTTCTGCAAAGTTTTCAACAGCATGTTGTGATTATAAATGCAGGCGGAGATCATCAGCCCACAAGTGAGAATAAATGTACTccttctgctttgttttacatGAAAACCTGTTgctttaaaggacaagttcaccctaaaaatgtaaattcagtgaGTTATCTCCTCACGTCCATGTCGATGGAGAGTCAGGtaaagtttcatagtccacgaAACATTTGTAGAGCTTCACTGCAAAAACAgaattgcagcattctcctaaagaACTGACGTAgctggagatttgttttaaaacgtagAAGCTCTGAGATCCCGAAACGATTTGAAAAGACGTAATTTACACCCTCAACCTGCAGGTGCATGTTAACACggcttcagaatcagaatcagaaacacttTATTAATCCTCGTGGGGAAATTGTGTAGTTACAGTTCCTCCTTCAAGATGGAGGATTTAAACAAGGTGTGAAATGAGAAAATTAATACGACAAGAGTGACTAAAAATTTAACGTATAAAGTGCTGAAACATAATAACTCTGAACAAATTTGTACACAAGACCAATATATATACGTATTTGGGTACGAGAACATTTCAGCCAAAAGAAAGAGTGTAAATCAACTCAGTTTGGGCTCTCGGGGCTCCTGTAGACTCGACAGACGAGCTGTacagagccattttatgttattttggttgttttttttacgttataaaacaagtctccagctacgTCAGTTATTCAGGAGAAATCTGcggtgctgtttttttctgtgaagctccagaaatgttttgttgactacaaACCACcgcctgactttccatcagcatgaagggagataatgactgatttttttcaattttgggtgaaattgtcctttaaatttacattttaaaggaagCACAAGCACTTCAAATTGaatattttatcatattaaataaaaataggaatgtgaataaatgtccATAAACTGTTTTTTCAAGATACTGATGCTCATTTTCTACAAAGCTGTGAAGATGatcagactgaaaacagacaaatataaaatatagagAAGGAGACTCAACGGCAAACAAGAATTGTGACGATTCACATTTTTAAGACACATTTTGCTTTTGATTTTATCACTTCACTTtggtgttttttaataaatggcCTCGGCGGTTTGACACGTGTCACTCCTCGTCTCTCTCATCATCTCTGTGCCGTCAACAAAAAGATGCATGAAACTAATTTTACAACAGCACAAAtataagaaataaaatcagagtTTGTTGAGTTTGTAGTAATCTGACgcacaacaaaaactgaacaaacaggtgaaggatgataaaaaaatacagaacgGTGGATTGTTTGACTTCTTCTTATTGTTATTTATAAATGTGCACCataaaagtcaaagaaaaattATAAATACTGGATAAATATGTGCacatgatttatatatatacatgtttaTATACATTATGTACACTGAGCAGGATGAATTTTAACTGATGGTGCTCAATGAGATCCAATAAAAActataaaacaaaatcagaatGAATAAAATTTAAAGGAACACTTCCACCTGTTTTATTGTCATGTATCACCGTCACTCTTCTTATAATGTGACTGAAGGTGTGAAACGCAGCCGTGGGCACTTTTTGTCGGGGGTTTTAAGAGGAAATGTGGTTGTGACACATTGTGGTGAAAAAACTGTAGAAGAGGTCGCAGGTCCACGTTTCTCCGTACAGAGGAAGAATAAAGAACTCGAGAACCAACAAGTCATGTTTCAAATCTGTCCAGGTGATTTTTAACATTATTCCACCAAACAGTTCTATTGAAGTTTgataacatttacattcatttattttattgatataaatgtatattaaaCAAAAGTCATCAACACTCCAGAATGACTCATCTGACCTGGATACATCAAAATCCGACCCAGTTACAAGCAGTAAGAATAATAACTATATGGAACAAGGTCGTCTTATAACCTCTGAATTACCAATTAAAGCAGAATATTAAATCTAAGCTGTGTGAAGTTTTACCAATGTTTCCCTCAATGTCTTTAAGTAAAGTCACTTTTTTAGATTTTACAGGGTCGTCAGTAATAAACTGAGGCTGTTTCATTACCTTTAAAAGTTCCTCGTTGATAAATAAGCAACATTAACtgtaaaaagagaaacagatcaGTTAAATAAAGTAGGTGATTCCTAAACTCTAACATTAGAATATAATACACAAACGATTCCTGAATTTCACCCacagcttttgatttttttttgtggtgcttctgtgtttgtgcccgctgtgtgttgttgttgttcacacAGGAAGCGGTGTGACATGGAGGGTTGAAACAATGTCCTGCTGTGTGGTGAACGCTGCTCCGCTCTCAACATGCTGGTTCAGCTTTTGTGTTTGATGACCTTTTTCATTCTCTTCATCTGGGTCGTGGATTTcccagtgttgtgtttgtgacgCAGTGTTATCCTCGACAACTGAACCTCACCGgtatgaaacacaacacaacacaactgagAAGGATTTCACACCTGAACCGCTCTGACAAGATATACGACCGCCTGAATAACGTCAGCAGATTTGACACATTTTGGATTTACAGAGTTGGAGTTTAGATTGCTTTATGAATTACACGTGTTCATGTTAATCTGTCCATTCCcctgaaacatgaaacaaactGCTTCTTACTTTAAGAGAGAAAACTATTATTCTGAATTTAACAAATgcacagaagaaaaagaaaaatctaacaAAATGTTGATGGTGAcacaaaaaagtaaagtaaaagtaaagatgggTTCCAGTTATGATGGAGCTCAGCTGAATACTAAACATCAGTTACATCATTCAAACATCACCAACAAGCATCACTGCAACCACAAATAATGTATATCTTACTATAATTAGTTTTATTGATGTTAATGACACAAATAAGATGAAAGAAACACGTTTTCCTACAGAATCAAACCGGACCACCACACAGAGGACGAGGATGTGatggaagacatttttttgtgatttattaaatcacatatatatttattgaatatataaaaatatgtatatattccCACCATAGGATAGAACTATGACATAAAAGGTGAAATTAAGAGCAAAAACTCATAATAATAAGATCAAGTTTGACTTTATTCCATAATTATGGCATTTTGGCTgataattttaactttttaccTGATAATTTTGGTCTTTTACTTATAATTTTGATTTTCATTCTCATAATTTTCATTTACAATGGAAATAATCATTCATTAAGTTTAATTTtcatcttattttcctctttgaCTAGAGGAAACGAGCTTCCATCAGtctgtcttcctctttctctcttgcttattgtttatttattaatttctgcCCCTCACGTTAGTTATCTTAGACCCAACAAAGTGAAGATTATAACTCCAACTCTGGTTAAAAAGTATTAACATATAAAACTAAGATGCACTTAACTGGCCAGAACATTCACATTCAGTAAATCTAAGAGCTGGGCTGCTCCATGACCCCTACAGGTGTAGTTAAGGTAGCAGGTGTTGAGTTTACAACCTCTGACGTTGGTgcgatgaagtgttttgtggtGAAGTATCTTTGAACGATAAGCCTGAAATTAGACACAGTACCTCGAGCATATGGTTTAATAATCAGACCGTCAAGTGCAGCAAAGTGCTCAAACATGAGCTCTTAAGAAGTGTTGCAACTGTAGGAAGCAGAAAAGGTGTGAAGCTCGGAGCAGAGACGTCTGCAGCAGGCGGTGAAAAGAAGCGAGGTGATGATTCATATAGAAATATCCTGGAGAGACTGAACTCTGCACATCAGGGTGTCCAGGTAGTTGTTAGGACCTTTAAATATAGAAAACACCTGAGACCAAACCTTTAaggagttttgttttgttcctatCAGTCTCCTGTTGGACTGTAAATGAATCAAAGCTTATAAGAAAGGTGCTCGATCTGCAGCTGTGCATCATCACCTGAACTACAACATGTCTAAAAGGACAGTCAGATTgttaagttgttgttgtttattaaaactgagcagcagtaCATGATTTCAGACATTACACAGGATATGATACAATATTCATACACATGAGCACCTAAATTAATCATTAGATATAAAAGGTCTTCATCGTGAGAAAGTAAGGATATATAAAACTTTAAACAACCGTACGTTTGAAATGAATTATCTACAGATACTTTACTGACCCCTAGTgtctaaaatgttcaaaatcaaGACCCCAGGTGTATAAACATGCAGCATGACTTACAAACATTTAGGAAAAACTGCAGCAACTTTGAACAAATAACTCATTAAATACTGTCTGTTATTTGTGTGTACAGTTTGGTTTGTGGTCCTCTCGTCACCACCAGGTGAATATGAGTTTGTAGAAGTAGTCGTAGCTCCTGGACAGGAAGCTCTTCTCCATGACGTGCGGCTCGATGCTCACCCTGTAGCCCTGACTCTCAATGTCCGTCTTCACGCAGTCCAGCAGGTCTTTAACGGACGGGACGGCCTTCCAGGGTCCGAACGTCACCACCGACTCCTTGTCCGCCTCCAGGCTGCCGATGGCGTTGTCATAGAAACCCAAATCCTCCTCCGTCCGCAGCACGCAGATCATGATGGTGGAGTGGCGGGTGGCGATGGCCTCGGCTCTGGCGATACGGATCAGCACCTGGAAGAAACGTTCAGATAATCGACCTGCTTTTATCGgtaaaatgtactttacttaTGTTGTAGATGTTTCAGGTGTCTCATTTTAACTCCTTAACACACTGTTGGAAGTTTGATCTACAGTaatgcatcatattctataagatcatcatatgTTTGTAGCCTGTTTTCAGCTTTATGACAAAGACTTCTCCAGCGACTCAGAGTTTAAAGAGTTTATTTAGCTGAAAAACAAGGAGAAATTTCTACATGGTAGATATTTTAAGCAAGAACTGACATTCAGTAATCACGGGGAACAATCTGATGATTATTCAGATAGTTAGAAATCGTGACCCGTCCCTGCTACGtggttttcactggacaggaagTGGATGAAACGTCTGAAACTGGTAACTGAAGCtgtaaaaaacatcaaatttaCTGGAATAAGAgaacaatatt from Sparus aurata chromosome 2, fSpaAur1.1, whole genome shotgun sequence harbors:
- the LOC115596945 gene encoding uncharacterized protein LOC115596945, with amino-acid sequence MTAVKDLTRVLLLTCLLPTGVSGKKDSVFVYSRLGGDTLLPCTGLPSNPNCSLVSWTFFRGVRYTEEVSGGKVRKDSDKSSRLSITSNCSLTLRDLRVDDAGSYVCLQSGISLTDIYLSILTITSLSTITDLQPGGNLTLNCILFTYYDAGSCRSYSSMFNLSWAAADGTMLQPEDNRYELIGRSRCNITLVTNLRREDNNRAWRCQVTTKGNIRPVFQDFTSRFLFEEAPTDLIPPADVSCPVHLPISRIMLCVALPIMVIIVSCTKRRDRRRVKTSAAGIELQQVNC